A single Brienomyrus brachyistius isolate T26 chromosome 11, BBRACH_0.4, whole genome shotgun sequence DNA region contains:
- the spg7 gene encoding paraplegin isoform X2: MKSRSFWVFSSAKKGSLSGNFNILKSPTRLPPLSKDVLCINSDVSTSSLLQRSFVKDQSHGFNAGLLQQILYRPLSPGLRGISNNLIKQQLTKNPVGLWNILGAINFFSTSQNRRDKKKSDGAQGKPTEEDEEDKKRREREDQMYRERLRMLFIIALIMSVLNTINSSGGNISWNDFVNEMLAKGEVSRVQVVPESDIVEIYLHPGAVIFGRPRLALMYRMQVANIDKFEEKLRAAEEDLNIDAKDRIPVSYKRTGFFGNALYALGMAAIGVAILWYIFRLAGLAGREGGFGAFNQLKMARFTIVDGKSGKGVSFKDVAGMHEAKMEVKEFVDYLKNPDRYLQLGAKVPKGSLLLGPPGCGKTLLAKAVATEAQVPFLAMAGSEFVEVIGGLGAARVRSLFKEARARAPCIVYIDEIDAVGKKRSTNMSGFSNTEEEQTLNQLLVEMDGMGTTDHVIVLASTNRADILDNALMRPGRLDRHIFIDLPTLQERKEIFEQHLKILKLTQPADFYSLRLAELTPGFSGADIANICNEAALHAAREGYKSIDTFSFEYAVERVIAGSVKKSKILSKEEQKVVAVHESGHALVGWLLEHTEAVMKVSIAPRTNAALGFAQILPRDQYLFTKEQLFERMCMALGGRAAEAITFNKVTTGAQDDLRKVTRVAYSMVKQYGMVPSVGQVSFPETEEEGAIGRRPFSQGLQHQMDHEAKMLISRAYRQTEKLLLDNREKLIVLANALLEREVVNYDDIEALLGPPPHGPKKMIAPQSWIEAEKDKQDTGEDEPRRPRRPPRKEEDEELSLGPA; this comes from the exons ATGAAGAGCAGGTCCTTTTGGGTGTTTTCCTCCGCGAAGAAAGGCTCGCTTTCGGGAAACTTTAATATCCTAAAGAGCCCCACCAGACTGCCTCCTTTATCGAAGGATGTTCTGTGCATAAACAGCGACGTCTCCACCAGCTCCCTTCTCCAGAGGTCATTTGTGAAAGATCAGAGCCATGGCTTCAACGCCGGACTTCTGCAG CAAATACTGTACAGACCGCTGAGTCCTGGATTACGTGGAATTAGCAATAACCTCATTAAACAACAGCTAACCAAAAACCCAGTTGGATTATGGAACATTTTAG gtGCCATAAATTTTTTTAGTACTTCCCAGAATAgaagagacaaaaagaaaaGCGATGGTGCGCAAGGAAAACCTACTGAAGAAGATGAAG AGGATAAGAAACGTCGTGAGCGGGAGGACCAGATGTATCGAGAACGTCTTCGTATGCTCTTCATTATCGCCCTCATCATGAGTGTGCTGAACACCATCAATAGCAGCGGTGGCAACATCTCCTGGAACGACTTTGTCAATGAGATGCTGGCCAAGGGGGAGGTGTCTCGTGTGCAGGTGGTCCCAGAGAGCGACATTGTGGAAATCTACCTGCATCCTGGAGCTGTCATCTTCGGCAGACCG AGGCTGGCGTTGATGTACCGCATGCAAGTGGCCAATATCGACAAGTTTGAGGAGAAGCTACGGGCTGCAGAGGAAGACCTCAATATTGATGCGAAAGACAGGATTCCTGTTTCGTATAAACGGACTGGGTTTTTCGGGAA TGCTCTCTATGCGTTGGGCATGGCGGCCATTGGAGTGGCCATCTTGTGGTACATCTTTCGGTTGGCGGGCCTGGCCGGCAGGGAGGGTGGATTCGGTGCATTT AACCAACTGAAAATGGCAAGATTTACTATCGTGGATGGCAAGTCTGGGAAAGGAGTGAGTTTCAAAGATGTGGCTGGCATGCATGAAGCAAAGATGGAGGTGAAGGAGTTTGTAGATTACCTGAAG AACCCAGACAGATACCTCCAGCTGGGGGCAAAGGTGCCCAAGGGTTCGCTTCTGCTGGGGCCCCCAGGCTGTGGCAAGACTCTGCTGGCCAAGGCTGTTGCCACGGAAGCTCAAGTGCCCTTCCTGGCCATGGCAGGGTCAGAGTTCGTGGAGGTCATCGGAG GACTGGGCGCTGCCAGGGTTCGCAGTCTGTTCAAGGAGGCCCGTGCCCGCGCCCCGTGCATCGTCTACATCGACGAGATCGATGCAGTGGGGAAAAAACGCTCCACAAACATGTCAGGCTTCTCCAACACAGAGGAGGAGCAGACCCTTAATCAGCTGTTGGTTGAGATGGACG GAATGGGAACCACCGACCATGTGATTGTACTGGCCTCCACCAACCGGGCAGACATCTTGGACAACGCACTGATGAGGCCAGGGAGGCTGGACAGGCATATATTCATTGACCTTCCCACTCTGCAG GAGAGGAAGGAGATATTTGAGCAGCACCTGAAGATCCTGAAGCTGACCCAGCCAGccgatttttactctctgcgcCTGGCAGAGCTTACCCCAGGGTTTAGCG GGGCCGACATCGCCAACATCTGCAACGAGGCCGCGCTGCACGCTGCCCGGGAAGGCTACAAGTCCATCGATACCTTCAGCTTTGAATACGCCGTGGAGAGGGTCATTGCGG GGAGTGTGAAGAAAAGCAAAATCCTGTCGAAGGAGGAGCAGAAGGTGGTTGCTGTCCATGAGTCTGGCCACGCCCTGGTAGGCTGGCTGCTGGAGCACACGGAAGCTGTGATGAAG GTGTCTATCGCCCCCCGCACAAACGCAGCCCTTGGATTCGCCCAAATCCTGCCCCGGGACCAGTATCTCTTCACCAAGGAACAGCTCTTTGAGAGAATGTGCATGGCACTGGGCGGCCGGGCGGCGGAAGCCATCACATTCAACAAGGTCACCACCG GAGCCCAGGACGACCTCCGCAAGGTGACTCGCGTGGCCTACTCCATGGTGAAGCAGTATGGCATGGTGCCCAGCGTGGGCCAGGTGTCCTTCCCTGAAACGGAGGAAGAGGGCGCCATTGGCCGCCGGCCTTTCAGTCAGGGCCTCCAGCATCAGATGGACCAT GAGGCTAAGATGTTGATTTCACGGGCATATAGGCAGACGGAGAAGCTACTCCTAGATAACAGAGAGAAGCTGATAGTG CTGGCCAATGCCCTGCTGGAGCGTGAGGTGGTGAACTACGACGACATAGAGGCCCTgctgggaccaccaccccatGGGCCCAAGAAGATGATCGCCCCCCAGAGCTGGATCGAGGCAGAGAAAGACAAGCAGGACACTGGGGAGGATGAGCCACGCAGGCCCAGACGCCCCCCCCGCAAGGAGGAAGACGAAGAGCTTAGCCTGGGACCCGCATGA
- the spg7 gene encoding paraplegin isoform X1: MAALLLHLNSRFCRNMKSRSFWVFSSAKKGSLSGNFNILKSPTRLPPLSKDVLCINSDVSTSSLLQRSFVKDQSHGFNAGLLQQILYRPLSPGLRGISNNLIKQQLTKNPVGLWNILGAINFFSTSQNRRDKKKSDGAQGKPTEEDEEDKKRREREDQMYRERLRMLFIIALIMSVLNTINSSGGNISWNDFVNEMLAKGEVSRVQVVPESDIVEIYLHPGAVIFGRPRLALMYRMQVANIDKFEEKLRAAEEDLNIDAKDRIPVSYKRTGFFGNALYALGMAAIGVAILWYIFRLAGLAGREGGFGAFNQLKMARFTIVDGKSGKGVSFKDVAGMHEAKMEVKEFVDYLKNPDRYLQLGAKVPKGSLLLGPPGCGKTLLAKAVATEAQVPFLAMAGSEFVEVIGGLGAARVRSLFKEARARAPCIVYIDEIDAVGKKRSTNMSGFSNTEEEQTLNQLLVEMDGMGTTDHVIVLASTNRADILDNALMRPGRLDRHIFIDLPTLQERKEIFEQHLKILKLTQPADFYSLRLAELTPGFSGADIANICNEAALHAAREGYKSIDTFSFEYAVERVIAGSVKKSKILSKEEQKVVAVHESGHALVGWLLEHTEAVMKVSIAPRTNAALGFAQILPRDQYLFTKEQLFERMCMALGGRAAEAITFNKVTTGAQDDLRKVTRVAYSMVKQYGMVPSVGQVSFPETEEEGAIGRRPFSQGLQHQMDHEAKMLISRAYRQTEKLLLDNREKLIVLANALLEREVVNYDDIEALLGPPPHGPKKMIAPQSWIEAEKDKQDTGEDEPRRPRRPPRKEEDEELSLGPA; encoded by the exons ATGGCCGCATTACTCTTGCATCTGAATAGCAGATTCTGCCGAAATATGAAGAGCAGGTCCTTTTGGGTGTTTTCCTCCGCGAAGAAAGGCTCGCTTTCGGGAAACTTTAATATCCTAAAGAGCCCCACCAGACTGCCTCCTTTATCGAAGGATGTTCTGTGCATAAACAGCGACGTCTCCACCAGCTCCCTTCTCCAGAGGTCATTTGTGAAAGATCAGAGCCATGGCTTCAACGCCGGACTTCTGCAG CAAATACTGTACAGACCGCTGAGTCCTGGATTACGTGGAATTAGCAATAACCTCATTAAACAACAGCTAACCAAAAACCCAGTTGGATTATGGAACATTTTAG gtGCCATAAATTTTTTTAGTACTTCCCAGAATAgaagagacaaaaagaaaaGCGATGGTGCGCAAGGAAAACCTACTGAAGAAGATGAAG AGGATAAGAAACGTCGTGAGCGGGAGGACCAGATGTATCGAGAACGTCTTCGTATGCTCTTCATTATCGCCCTCATCATGAGTGTGCTGAACACCATCAATAGCAGCGGTGGCAACATCTCCTGGAACGACTTTGTCAATGAGATGCTGGCCAAGGGGGAGGTGTCTCGTGTGCAGGTGGTCCCAGAGAGCGACATTGTGGAAATCTACCTGCATCCTGGAGCTGTCATCTTCGGCAGACCG AGGCTGGCGTTGATGTACCGCATGCAAGTGGCCAATATCGACAAGTTTGAGGAGAAGCTACGGGCTGCAGAGGAAGACCTCAATATTGATGCGAAAGACAGGATTCCTGTTTCGTATAAACGGACTGGGTTTTTCGGGAA TGCTCTCTATGCGTTGGGCATGGCGGCCATTGGAGTGGCCATCTTGTGGTACATCTTTCGGTTGGCGGGCCTGGCCGGCAGGGAGGGTGGATTCGGTGCATTT AACCAACTGAAAATGGCAAGATTTACTATCGTGGATGGCAAGTCTGGGAAAGGAGTGAGTTTCAAAGATGTGGCTGGCATGCATGAAGCAAAGATGGAGGTGAAGGAGTTTGTAGATTACCTGAAG AACCCAGACAGATACCTCCAGCTGGGGGCAAAGGTGCCCAAGGGTTCGCTTCTGCTGGGGCCCCCAGGCTGTGGCAAGACTCTGCTGGCCAAGGCTGTTGCCACGGAAGCTCAAGTGCCCTTCCTGGCCATGGCAGGGTCAGAGTTCGTGGAGGTCATCGGAG GACTGGGCGCTGCCAGGGTTCGCAGTCTGTTCAAGGAGGCCCGTGCCCGCGCCCCGTGCATCGTCTACATCGACGAGATCGATGCAGTGGGGAAAAAACGCTCCACAAACATGTCAGGCTTCTCCAACACAGAGGAGGAGCAGACCCTTAATCAGCTGTTGGTTGAGATGGACG GAATGGGAACCACCGACCATGTGATTGTACTGGCCTCCACCAACCGGGCAGACATCTTGGACAACGCACTGATGAGGCCAGGGAGGCTGGACAGGCATATATTCATTGACCTTCCCACTCTGCAG GAGAGGAAGGAGATATTTGAGCAGCACCTGAAGATCCTGAAGCTGACCCAGCCAGccgatttttactctctgcgcCTGGCAGAGCTTACCCCAGGGTTTAGCG GGGCCGACATCGCCAACATCTGCAACGAGGCCGCGCTGCACGCTGCCCGGGAAGGCTACAAGTCCATCGATACCTTCAGCTTTGAATACGCCGTGGAGAGGGTCATTGCGG GGAGTGTGAAGAAAAGCAAAATCCTGTCGAAGGAGGAGCAGAAGGTGGTTGCTGTCCATGAGTCTGGCCACGCCCTGGTAGGCTGGCTGCTGGAGCACACGGAAGCTGTGATGAAG GTGTCTATCGCCCCCCGCACAAACGCAGCCCTTGGATTCGCCCAAATCCTGCCCCGGGACCAGTATCTCTTCACCAAGGAACAGCTCTTTGAGAGAATGTGCATGGCACTGGGCGGCCGGGCGGCGGAAGCCATCACATTCAACAAGGTCACCACCG GAGCCCAGGACGACCTCCGCAAGGTGACTCGCGTGGCCTACTCCATGGTGAAGCAGTATGGCATGGTGCCCAGCGTGGGCCAGGTGTCCTTCCCTGAAACGGAGGAAGAGGGCGCCATTGGCCGCCGGCCTTTCAGTCAGGGCCTCCAGCATCAGATGGACCAT GAGGCTAAGATGTTGATTTCACGGGCATATAGGCAGACGGAGAAGCTACTCCTAGATAACAGAGAGAAGCTGATAGTG CTGGCCAATGCCCTGCTGGAGCGTGAGGTGGTGAACTACGACGACATAGAGGCCCTgctgggaccaccaccccatGGGCCCAAGAAGATGATCGCCCCCCAGAGCTGGATCGAGGCAGAGAAAGACAAGCAGGACACTGGGGAGGATGAGCCACGCAGGCCCAGACGCCCCCCCCGCAAGGAGGAAGACGAAGAGCTTAGCCTGGGACCCGCATGA